From a region of the Fischerella sp. JS2 genome:
- a CDS encoding DUF4870 domain-containing protein, with amino-acid sequence MQVTYNSDQRKLLSSLCHGAIFFSTALFSIGVPIVINLLSDDPVVKSNAKESINFHFNVWFWGTVIGVPIGILSFLTFGIGGVLFFPVVAFGFLLHWGLTIWALLKCFSNPDQPVRYPFIFRLF; translated from the coding sequence ATGCAAGTCACATACAATTCTGATCAGCGCAAATTGCTATCATCTCTGTGTCATGGGGCGATTTTCTTTAGTACAGCGTTGTTTTCGATTGGGGTTCCAATTGTAATTAACTTACTTTCTGATGATCCTGTTGTGAAAAGCAACGCCAAAGAATCAATTAATTTTCACTTCAATGTTTGGTTTTGGGGAACTGTCATCGGAGTCCCTATTGGAATTCTATCTTTCCTAACCTTTGGTATCGGCGGAGTTTTGTTCTTTCCTGTTGTTGCTTTTGGTTTTCTACTGCACTGGGGATTGACAATTTGGGCATTATTAAAGTGTTTCAGTAATCCTGATCAACCTGTCCGTTATCCGTTTATTTTTCGACTGTTCTAA